A part of Rhopalosiphum maidis isolate BTI-1 chromosome 3, ASM367621v3, whole genome shotgun sequence genomic DNA contains:
- the LOC113559717 gene encoding cullin-3-like, giving the protein MELNNDKLAEDVVIDENFNPDEVMLLNLILHVFMAAFSLAEKDMISNLLLEDFKQFFLQTGPSVVNSNLYKKARFVSCFGYTSRINFYYGVKMFIINHLQNEIKPHVLNAPNHTFLKSLVTAWEIYIEALTTINNVMDYMESIHSGHNKLEHFDKLGLILFRCMVNFSKMCTVLKMDSFFNGYAKSLFMRLTTKFFQSLSEDYLFQYCACSYFKNVDAKITEEMDRIQFHLDTKTVNEIYDIIKAELIIKNLKTILEMKNCGVVYMLKNSQDEDLKWIYHFLSSVNDGVKVMFESMCPYFREIGTTVVLEKKGNSNAITCIQSLLDLKDKFDNLMINLFNNDRLFDEIVGSEFGFFLKFNSLIPKFLSIFIDFKLRRERAMYIRNFTKIEMNKVVFLIKHLQDKSNFEKFYRIHLAERLLYYRNVDMKVENRVIMKLKRAYVNGYGYSNSLFTSRIEGMYKDKFELSKPIMYKYKEYVFVNKCILGTLQPFDLNVEVINSVYWPVTYPKSMCRVPSVALSAFNDFKTFYSKIEGRKTLKLLPQFGTVELDAIFYDAPRSSKRSCDGEYSTTNNQCCVERKYRVIVTTYQMFVLDMFNTYDFLTYERILKETMIPEKSLLNALHGLVQFHHLLFKFPKCREIKSNDRFSINEFFRIK; this is encoded by the exons ATGGAATTAAACAACGACAAACTGGCGGAAGATGTTGTAATCGATGAAAATTTCAATCCAGATGaagtaatgttattaaattta ataTTACATGTATTCATGGCTGCGTTCTCTCTAGCGGAAAAAGACATGATtagcaatttattattggaagacttcaaacaatttttcttaCAAACGGGACCATCAGtagttaattcaaatttatataaaaaagccCGCTTCGTGTCATGTTTTGGATATACTTCTCGTATCAACTTTTATTATggagttaaaatgtttattataaaccatttaCAAAATgaa aTAAAGCCACATGTCTTAAATGCACCCAATCATACTTTTTTGAAGTCATTGGTTACTGCTTGGGAAATTTATATAGAAGCTCTAAccacaataaataatgttatggaTTATATGGAGAGTATTCATTCTGGCCATAACAAACTAGAGCATTTTGACAAGCTTGGACTAATCTTGTTTCGTTGTATGgtga atttttcaaaaatgtgtaCTGTGTTAAAAAtggatagtttttttaatggttatgCAAAATCATTGTTTATGAGATTAACAACTAAGTTTTTCCaa TCATTAAGTGAGgactatttatttcaatactgcgcatgtagttattttaaaaatgttgatgccAAAATAACAGAAGAAATGGACAGAATACAATTTCATTTAGATACAAAAACTGTTAAtgaaatttatgatattattaaagcagaactcattataaaaaatttgaagacTATTTTAGag ATGAAAAATTGTGGTGTTGTATATATGTTGAAGAACAGCCAAGATGAGGATTTGAAATGGATATACCATTTTTTAAGTTCTGTGAATGATGGTGTAAAAGTAATGTTTGAAAGTATGTGTCCATACTTTCGTGAAATAGGGACAACAGttgtattagaaaaaaaagggAATTCTAATGCTATCACTTGTATTcag AGCTTATTGGATTTGAAAGATAAATtcgataatttaatgataaatctatTCAACAATGACAGATTATTTGATGAAATTGTTGGTAGTGAGTTtggttttttcttaaaatttaattcacttatacctaaatttttatctatatttattgattttaaactaaGAAGAGAAAGGGCtatg tatATCAGAAATTTTACCAAAATTGAAATGAACAAAGTTGTGTTTCTAATTAAACATCTTCAAGATAAAAGCAATTTTGAAAAGTTCTATCGAATTCATTTAGCCGAGAGGTTACTTTATTATAGGAATGTCGATATGAAAGTAGAAAATAGAGTTATCATGAAACTTAaa AGAGCATATGTGAATGGCTACGGATATAGCAATTCGTTATTTACATCAAGGATTGAGGGGATGTACAAGGATAAGTTTGAATTATCTAAACCTATCATGTACAAGTATAAGGAGTATGTTTTTGTTAACAAGTGTATTTTA ggtACTCTACAGCCTTTTGATCTTAATGTAGAAGTAATAAATTCAGTTTATTGGCCAGTAACATATCCAAAATCAATGTGCAGAGTACCATCAGTTGCTTTGAGTGCttttaatgatttcaaaac ATTCTATTCAAAAATAGAAGGCAGAAAGACTTTAAAGTTATTACCTCAGTTTGGTACAGTTGAATTGGACGCAATTTTCTATGATGCGCCAAGGTCAAGTAAACGTTCATGTGATGGTGAATATTCAACAACCAATAATCAGTGCTGCGTTGAACGAAAGTACAGAGTTATAGTGACAACTTACCAGATGTTTGTGCTTGATATGTTCAAtacatatgattttttaacatatgaa aGAATTCTGAAGGAAACAATGATTCCAGAAAAAAGTTTACTAAACGCATTGCATGGATTGGTGCAATTTCaccatttactttttaaatttcccAAATGCCgagaaattaaatcaaatgatAGATTTTCTATTAACGAATtctttagaattaaataa
- the LOC113560225 gene encoding uncharacterized protein LOC113560225 — protein sequence MFRNEVTGPKLYFNEIWATKSIAKREFQKNNYEIAAQYCEKVLAVSNNDLDTRILLSKCQQNLFQPKLSYENHMLAEAQFPNILSVLENRASTTLDNEEYEKSLLTYLNIAKKRVKPIDFTLGVLKLTQIINNSTNLKRQKYRDRCLGNTVLKLAQQGDLNSTEALHSKLAKTKLTCKNQNQSFYLGRLAQDKKFFEEVLQSGGPKQPFYTAKNKLFNNMKRVVDSLDVAYGQLYQRKQLFVYKCDEPKLQGDRLSTRINNSKLVKDMRHLMICKYLNLIIQLLIKNQIKEAKLKTELMIEFMEKNYYKSDSILDKVYQSFGIAQYVLFQNVNRWNIEKNHQRMLIFLGATKSNIPLYESLFGPCEINPKKTINKLCARLESSKSIIENIFIYYEIAKCYIELGNGNLKNACNKATKCLQLAKEINNHTWTVNALILLVSIEFQLDNKPKCCHILYKAIAIAYTLHVPGVLMFLEKVAKMIFETNAIHTTRIEKKIMDVLNFMPDVSTRMNAMFKFKRLITMPINL from the exons atgtTCCGTAATGAAGTTACAGgccctaaattatattttaatgagatATGGGCAACAAAATCGATAGCTAAAAGAGAATTTCAAaagaataattatgaaatag CTGCTCAATATTGTGAGAAAGTATTAGCGGTTTCCAACAATGATTTAGACACTAGAATCCTTCTAAGCAAATGTCAACAGAACTTGTTTCAACCAAAATTGTCGTACGAAAATCACATGCTAGCAGAAGCTCAATttcctaatatattatcagtCTTGGAGAATAGAGCAAgtacaacactggataatgaagaatatgaaaaaagtttattaacatatttgaaCATAGCAAAAAAAAGGGTCAAGCCTATAGATTTTACATTAGGAGTCCTAAAG ttgacgcaaataataaataactcgacaaatttaaaaagacaaaaatataGAGACCGTTGTTTGGGAAATACAGTTTTGAAGTTGGCACAACAGGGGGATTTGAATAGCACAGAAGCTTTGCACTCGAAACTTGCTAAAACAAAACTTACGTGCAAAAACCAAAATCAATCATTTTATCTTGGTCGTTTAGCACAAGACAAAAAGTTTTTTGAAGAAGTACTTCAATCCGGTGGTCCTAAGCAGCCATTTTATactgcaaaaaataaattatttaataacatgaaACGAGTTGTCGACTCATTAGACGTAGCTTAT ggaCAATTATATCAAAGAAAACagctatttgtttataaatgtgaTGAGCCTAAATTGCAAGGCGATAGACTTTCAACtcgaataaataattcaaaacttgTAAAAGATATGAGACATCTTATGatttgtaaatacttaaacCTTATCAttcaattactaataaaaaaccaaattaaagAAGCCAAATTAAAAACGGAGCTAATGATAGAGTTTAtggagaaaaattattataaatccgaCAGCATTTTGGATAAAGTTTACCAAAGCTTTGGTATAGCGCAATATGTATtgtttcaaaatgtaaatcggtggaatatagaaaaaaatcatcaaagaATGCTCATTTTTTTAGGAGCTACTAAAAGTAACATACCACTATATGAATCATTATTTGGACCATGTGAAATAAATCCAAA aaaaactataaataaattatgtgctCGTTTGGAATCATCGAAGTCGataatagaaaacattttcatatattacgaAATAGCTAAATGTTATATAGAATTGGGCAATGGTAATCTTAAAAATGCTTGTAATAAAGCCactaaatgtttacaattagctaaagaaattaataatcatacgtGGACTGTGAACGCATTAATTTTACTAGTATCGATTGAATTTCAATTAGACAATAAACCTAAGTGTtgtcacatattatacaaggcTATTGCAATCGCTTATACGCTCCATGTGCCCGGAGTCTTAATGTTTTTGGAAAAG gtagctaaaatgatttttgaaaCAAATGCTATACATACTACACGAATTGAGAAAAAGATAATGgatgttttgaatttcatgCCAGACGTTTCAACAAGAATGAATGCTATGTTCAAGTTCAAACGATTAATCACTATGCCGATAAATCTGTAG